In Capsicum annuum cultivar UCD-10X-F1 chromosome 11, UCD10Xv1.1, whole genome shotgun sequence, one genomic interval encodes:
- the LOC124888559 gene encoding 7-deoxyloganetic acid glucosyltransferase-like: protein MDPLALVPHVAIFPFPAQGHVNSMLKLAQLLSLSNFHITFLVTVDTHERLLKNTDVLSRFGSGFQLQALPHGISMDNMNTRDGISMLYHSLSVIAKPFLKEFIVNSPVTCIIADGILSMADDAAEEINLPIIYFRTISACSFWSYFCIPELIQAGELPLKENAMDFTLTKVKGMEDFLRGRDLPSFCRSRDLTSPDMRILMFETQQTPRARGLILNTFEDLEGPILSQIRTVCPNVYTIGAVHAHLKTRLPKSTSSNSLWQEDESCMSWLDTQPPKSVIYVSFGSIAGLTREELLEFWYGMVNSEQKFLWVMKPDLIIGQERKDEIPAELEQGTKARGYMTDWVPQEKVLAHTAIGGFLTHSGWNSTLESIVEGVPMICWPRFADQQVNSRFVGEVWKMGLDIKDTCDRDIIAKSIRDLIEKRKGEFSQRTEHMASLAKRAVNEGGSSYINLNRLIQDIRSMTPPLKQT from the exons ATGGATCCATTGGCTTTGGTACCTCATGTTGCCATCTTCCCTTTTCCTGCTCAAGGCCATGTGAACTCCATGCTTAAACTGGCTCAGCTTCTTTCTCTTTCCAACTTTCATATCACCTTTCTTGTCACCGTCGACACACATGAACGCCTCCTAAAAAACACAGATGTGTTGTCCAGATTTGGTAGCGGATTCCAGTTGCAAGCACTTCCCCATGGGATTTCTATGGATAACATGAATACTCGTGATGGAATATCGATGCTGTACCATTCTCTAAGTGTAATTGCCAAACCATTTCTTAAAGAATTCATTGTCAATTCTCCCGTGACATGTATCATAGCCGACGGAATCTTAAGCATGGCGGATGATGCAGCCGAGGAAATCAACTTGCCTATTATCTATTTCCGCACCATCAGTGCCTGTTCCTTCTGGTCCTACTTTTGCATCCCTGAGCTTATTCAAGCTGGAGAACTTCCCCTCAAAG AAAATGCAATGGACTTCACATTGACGAAGGTAAAAGGCATGGAAGATTTCCTGAGGGGGCGAGACCTTCCAAGCTTTTGTCGGTCGAGAGACTTAACTAGCCCGGATATGAGGATACTCATGTTTGAGACGCAACAAACCCCTCGAGCGCGGGGACTCATACTTAACACATTTGAAGACCTTGAAGGGCCCATACTTTCTCAAATTCGAACAGTGTGTCCAAATGTTTACACAATTGGAGCAGTTCATGCCCATCTAAAGACTAGACTTCCAAAATCTACCTCTTCAAACAGTTTGTGGCAAGAAGATGAAAGTTGCATGAGTTGGCTTGATACGCAGCCACCAAAATCTGTGATATATGTCAGTTTTGGAAGCATTGCAGGGTTGACAAGGGAGGAGTTGTTAGAGTTTTGGTACGGTATGGTGAATAGTGAACAAAAGTTCTTATGGGTGATGAAGCCAGACTTGATAATAGGACAAGAGAGAAAAGATGAGATTCCTGCGGAGCTGGAGCAGGGTACAAAGGCAAGGGGCTACATGACTGATTGGGTTCCACAAGAAAAGGTGTTGGCACATACAGCAATTGGGGGTTTCTTGACTCACTCTGGGTGGAATTCCACATTGGAGAGTATAGTTGAAGGAGTGCCTATGATTTGCTGGCCAAGATTTGCTGATCAACAAGTGAACAGTAGATTCGTTGGAGAGGTTTGGAAGATGGGATTGGACATAAAAGATACATGTGACAGAGACATTATTGCAAAATCAATTAGAGATTTGATTGAGAAGAGAAAAGGTGAATTCTCGCAACGAACGGAGCACATGGCAAGTTTGGCAAAAAGAGCTGTCAATGAAGGTGGGTCGTCATACATTAATCTGAACCGTCTTATACAGGACATAAGATCGATGACTCCGCCACTGAAACAAACCTGA